The Blastocatellia bacterium genomic interval AAAGTTTAAGTATTTTCTTCCAACTCCTATAGCTGAAACAGGGTTTTTACTTTCACCTTTGATTAGGACACCTTTAGATTTTACCCGATTAGCAACTGTAGAATGGAAAACACAACTTAAACAAGTAGAATTACAAGATATTACTATTACTTGTGAAACAGATGAAGAGTTATGGCAGTTTTCTCCAGAAATTAAAATAACTTTTTCTCATTTAGATTTTCCAAGAGAAACTACACAAGAAATTACTAAAATATTAACTCAACCTATTACACCACAAAATGTTGATCCTTTAGAATTTATTAACCTTTCTTTGCAACAAATACAAAACAATGATAATTATAGTGCAATAATAAGCTGTGAAAAAGCTTTAGAAAAAGGTTCAAGTAAGGAACTTGCTTATAACAATATGGGGACAGCCCTACTAAATTTATCTTTAGTTGATGAGGCAATAGAAGTTTTTGAACAGGCAATAAAATTTTCTCCAGACTTTCAACTAGCTAAAAATAATCTTAATTTTGCAAATTCAATAAAAGCTAACCCAATTGATAAGAGTAAAAAGGCTGAAAATTATATTAATCTTAGTGTTGCCTATATAAATGTAGGTAAGTTTGAAAAAAGTATAGATTTATCAGAAAAAGCTTTAAATCTAACTCCAAATAATCCAACTATTTATAATAATTTATGTGTTTCATATAATGGCTTAAAGCTTTGGGATAAAGCCATAGTTGCCGCAGAACAAGCAATAAAAATAGCTCCAGACTTTCAGCTAGCCAAAAATAATCTAGCCTGGGCCAAATCACAAAAAGCTGAATCGAAAAAGTAAAGTTGTTTTTAATAGTCTGCTAATTACTTTGTTTACAGTGTAGTAATTTACCTAAATTATATTAATTACAATTAATCACAGAACCCTTAACTTGTTCTTTTTCATTTAATAAAATTAGGTTTTGTTTGGCAAAAAGGTAATTAGGATCTATTTGTAAAGTAAGCCTAAATTCACGACGTGCTTCAGTGTAAAGATTCATTTGTACAAATGTAAGACCTAAATTATTATGTGCTTCTGCAAGTTGATTATCTAAGTTGATAGCTTTTATAAAGTAAGTTTTAGCTTGACATAAATCACCTTTAGCAAGTAAACCTGCTCCATAAAGGTTATTAGCATCAGCATTATTTGGCTCTAACTTTAAGGCTTGGCTTAAATAAAGATTAGCCTCATCATATAGGTTTTCTTGTTGTAGTATTCTAGCCATGTTTATCTTTGCTTCAGCAAAATAAGGGTCTAGTTCAATAGCTTTTTTCATAGTTAATTTTGCTGCCTCAAATTCTTGAGCAACATAGAAAACTAGTCCTAATTCATGTTCTAATCTAGCATCTTGCCTACCACTTTTAATGCCTAATTGATAATACTCTATAGCTTTTTGATAATCTTTTTGATCCCGATAAAGACGTGCTAAGGAAACATAAACATAATGTAAATCACCAGGAATATTTAAAGCTTTTGTTAATAAGATTTGGGCTTCTTGGCGGCGATTTTGGGAAATATATAAGTTAGCTAAAAAAGCATAAATATTTGTAAGTCCTGGATTAATAGTCAAAGCTTTTTTATAGTAAGTTTCTGCTTGGCTAAGATCTCCTTTTTTTTCATAAGCATCGGCTAAAGCATAAGTGGCTTTTGCATGAGTGGGCGAAACTTTTACTACAGAAGTAAATAAGGCAATATTATTTTGAAAATCTAAATTCCTATAATAAGTAGTAGTAATCATTAAACTTAGTACAAGGATAAAACTAAATAAGGATAATTTTTGCCAACCTAATTGATAAAGTTGATAAAAAAAAGCAGCTAAAAGTAAACAAATTGAGGCTAAAGGTAAATAAATTACTCTTTCAGCAATTAAAATTCCTGTTGGAAAAAATATATTAGAAATAATGCTAGTAGTAACAAAAAAAAACAAAATAGCAAAACTTATAATTGGGGTTTTTCCACTTTGCCACAAAGCAAATGCTATTATTAAAAAAATTAATAACAATGATAGACTTGCTGTTAAATTTAATGTTGTTGTTTTTGGAATGATTGAGTAGTCATATTCAGTAGCTAAATTAAACGGCCAAACTAACATCTTAAAATATTGAACAAAACCTAAGCTCATTGTGTAAAGGCGAGTAAGAAAGCTTTCTGCCCCTAAAAGTTGACCCGCCTTTGGAACACCAAAAGCACCTGTAACTAAAGTACGAATAACTAAATAAGGAATAGTACAAAGAATATAGCCCCAAGCCTTTATTTCAGGAATAAGTTTTTCTTTCCAAGAAGTTTTAGTACAAAACTGAACTAAGAGTAAAATACCAAAAAAAACTATTCCACTTTCTTTGCAAAATAATGATAAAAAATAGCTTAACAAAGATATAATATAGTAATATTTACTTGTTAATGATTTTAAGTAATAAACCCAGGCTATTAGTAAAAACATTGTAACAAGTAATTCTGGACGACCATAAATAGCTGCAACTGATTCACTATGAACAGGGTGGACTGAAAATAGCAGTGCTGTAAATATACCTAGTAATTTACTTTGGGAATAATATTTTACTATCCAATAAACTAACAAACTGTTAATTGTATTTATAAATATATTTACTAAGTGATAGCTATAAGGTTCTAATCCACTAATTGCATAATTTAAGGCAAAGCTTAGCATTGTTAATGGTCGATATGTTCCAGCAATGTTACCTTCTCCAAAGTAACTTTGTAAAAATAGCTCTGGTATTTTACTAAGAGAATTTAGGCTATTATTAGTTTGTATTAATGTAATATCGTCATAAACAAATTCTCCTAATGAACTATTAGCAAAAGCTAAAAAACTAACAAATATTATTGTTAAGATAATTAATAAGTTTTGCTGAGATTTAGTTAAGGAAAGATTAGAGTAGTTTGTCAAATTATCTTTCATAGATTTTTAATAATTTTATAAGTTATTGATGGACAAAATAATAGCTCTAATTGTTTAAGTTTTAAGATATTTTGTCAATTATTCTGGACAATTAATTACAGGAGTTTTAGCTTGTCCTATTTCATTTAGTAAGGATAGATTTTGCTTAGCGGAAGAGTAGTCAGGATTTATCTGTAAAGCAAGTTGAAATTCACGACGTGCTTCAGTGTAGAGATTCATTTGTGCAAAAGTAACGCCTAAGTTATTATGTGCTTCTGCAAGCTTATTATCTAGGTTGACAGCTTTTACAAGGTAAGTTTTAGCTTGACATAAATCACCTTTAGCAAGTAAACCTGCTCCCCAAAGATTATTAGCATCAGCATTACTAGGATCTAGTTTCAAGGCTTTAGCAAGGAGATTTGTTGCTTGAGTTGTATCATTTTTTTTGCGTGCAATTCTAGCTAGATTTACTAAAGGTTCTGCAAAATTAGGATCTAATTCCAGAGCTTTCTTAAAAGAAATAATTGCTTGTTCTTCTTGACCCATTTCATACAAAAGCATGGCTAATTCTTGTTCTAACTTAGCATTAGGAGAAGAGTTTTTTATCGCTTCCAGTAAAAATTCCTTTGCCTTTTCATAATCTTTTTTATCTTTATAAATCCGTGCCATATTTTGATTGGCATAAGATAACTTAGGGCTTAATGCTAAGGCTTTATTAAGTATATCTATACTTTTATCAATTTGTCCTTGCTCAAAATATAATTCTCCAAGTGCAGCCATAGCAGTAGAATAGTCTGGTATTAGTTTTAAGGCTTTTTCTAAATATTCTTCTGATTTAAGAAAATCATCGTTTCTTAAATAATGGATACCTAAACTATAGTTAACTCTAGGGTTATTAGGGGAAAGTTTTACTATGGTAGTAAAAAATGTAAAGTTATCTCGAAAATCTATATTATGAAAATAGGCACGGATACTTAATAAAGATAATACTATAATAAAGCCAGATAAAGCCAATTTTTGCCAACCTAATTGATAAAGTTGATAAAAAATTGCTGCTATTATTAAACAAATTGATAAAACAGCAAGATATATAGCACGTTCAGCAATTAAAAAGCCTGTAGAAATAAACACATTAGAAACAATGCTAATAGTAACAAAAAAGAATAAAATAGCAAAACCTATAATAGGGTTTTTTCCACTTTGCCAAAAACCTATTATTATCACTAATAAAATTAATATTAAAGATAAACTAACAGATAAATTTAATGTTTTTACTGTTGGAATAACACCATAGTCATAGTCAATAAAAAGTGTTACAGGATAAACTAACATCTTAAAATATTGAACATAACCTAAACTCATTGTGTAGAGACGTGTAAGAAAGCTTTCTGCACCTAAAAGCTGCCCACCTTTTGGAACACCAAAAGCACCAGTAACCAAAGTACGAATGATTAAATAAGGAACTGTAACAAAAACATAACCCCAAGTTTTAAGTTCGGGAAATAACCGGGTTTTCCAAGAGGTTTT includes:
- a CDS encoding tetratricopeptide repeat protein, with the protein product MKDNLTNYSNLSLTKSQQNLLIILTIIFVSFLAFANSSLGEFVYDDITLIQTNNSLNSLSKIPELFLQSYFGEGNIAGTYRPLTMLSFALNYAISGLEPYSYHLVNIFINTINSLLVYWIVKYYSQSKLLGIFTALLFSVHPVHSESVAAIYGRPELLVTMFLLIAWVYYLKSLTSKYYYIISLLSYFLSLFCKESGIVFFGILLLVQFCTKTSWKEKLIPEIKAWGYILCTIPYLVIRTLVTGAFGVPKAGQLLGAESFLTRLYTMSLGFVQYFKMLVWPFNLATEYDYSIIPKTTTLNLTASLSLLLIFLIIAFALWQSGKTPIISFAILFFFVTTSIISNIFFPTGILIAERVIYLPLASICLLLAAFFYQLYQLGWQKLSLFSFILVLSLMITTTYYRNLDFQNNIALFTSVVKVSPTHAKATYALADAYEKKGDLSQAETYYKKALTINPGLTNIYAFLANLYISQNRRQEAQILLTKALNIPGDLHYVYVSLARLYRDQKDYQKAIEYYQLGIKSGRQDARLEHELGLVFYVAQEFEAAKLTMKKAIELDPYFAEAKINMARILQQENLYDEANLYLSQALKLEPNNADANNLYGAGLLAKGDLCQAKTYFIKAINLDNQLAEAHNNLGLTFVQMNLYTEARREFRLTLQIDPNYLFAKQNLILLNEKEQVKGSVINCN
- a CDS encoding tetratricopeptide repeat protein, which gives rise to MDIVPQNSIFAKISKSQQEFFIASIIILVTLITFTNTLLNGFVYDDISIVQNNSSINALSKIPDLFLQSYFGKDNNAGTYRPLTTLSFALNYAVYGLEPYGYHLVNIIIHSINSLLIYWITRHYSQSKLLAIFTTLLFSVHPVHSEAVAPVYGRAELLAAMFLLIAWVYYIKSSENKYYYFISLLNYFLSLLCKESGIVFFGILLLVQFCTKTSWKTRLFPELKTWGYVFVTVPYLIIRTLVTGAFGVPKGGQLLGAESFLTRLYTMSLGYVQYFKMLVYPVTLFIDYDYGVIPTVKTLNLSVSLSLILILLVIIIGFWQSGKNPIIGFAILFFFVTISIVSNVFISTGFLIAERAIYLAVLSICLIIAAIFYQLYQLGWQKLALSGFIIVLSLLSIRAYFHNIDFRDNFTFFTTIVKLSPNNPRVNYSLGIHYLRNDDFLKSEEYLEKALKLIPDYSTAMAALGELYFEQGQIDKSIDILNKALALSPKLSYANQNMARIYKDKKDYEKAKEFLLEAIKNSSPNAKLEQELAMLLYEMGQEEQAIISFKKALELDPNFAEPLVNLARIARKKNDTTQATNLLAKALKLDPSNADANNLWGAGLLAKGDLCQAKTYLVKAVNLDNKLAEAHNNLGVTFAQMNLYTEARREFQLALQINPDYSSAKQNLSLLNEIGQAKTPVINCPE